The Parasegetibacter sp. NRK P23 DNA segment GAGAAGGCTGGTTTTAGAACAGGGAAAAAGATTATTGTAGCACCAGAGGATAATAAGTTGACAATTTATATACTTGACGCTTAATCTCGCCCAACATGAAGGCTTCCCTTTTTGAGTACGCTTTAAAAGTAGACAAATTTCATAGTATTATGTTTTCCTGAGGGGCGTAGTGAAGCGAAGGCGTAGCCGAAGCGGAACGAAGCCCCTCAGGAAGCGGGCCGCCGACCCCCTCCTTATTTT contains these protein-coding regions:
- a CDS encoding SymE family type I addiction module toxin, yielding MARIRLSGKWLEKAGFRTGKKIIVAPEDNKLTIYILDA